GGCTCTATGGCGACGCCCGACAAGGCTGCCGCGGTTGCCGAGCTGACGGACAAGTTCCGCAGCTCCAACGCCGCCGTGCTGACCGAGTACCGCGGTCTCACCGTGGCGCAGCTCAAGACGCTGCGCCGGTCGCTCGGTGAGAACGCCCAGTACGCCGTGGTGAAGAACACGCTGACCAAGATTGCGGCCAACGAGGCCGGGATCTCGACGCTGGACGACCACTTCAATGGTCCGACGGCTGTCGCCTTCATCACCGGTGACCCGGTGGAGTCGGCGAAGGGTCTGCGCGACTTCGCCAAGGACAACCCCAACCTCGTCATCAAGGGCGGTGTCCTTGACGGCAAGGCGCTGTCCGCCGACGAGATCAAGAAGCTTGCGGACCTCGAGTCCCGCGAGGTTCTGCTCTCCAAGCTGGCCGGTGCCTTCAAGGCGAAGCAGTCCCAGGCTGCCTCCGTCTTCCAGGCGCTGCCCTCGAAGCTCGTCCGCACCGTGGACGCGCTCCGTGCCAAGCAGGACGAGCAGGGCGGTGCCGAGTAATTCGGCTCGCTTTCTGATCCGGGCCGCCTGAGCGCGGCACGGATCGCAGCGGGCCGACGTACGCCCGCCTCACCCCGTACATCCGGCACCTGCCGAATTAGTGGAAGGACCGCCATCATGGCGAAGCTCAGCCAGGACGACCTGCTCGCCCAGTTCGAGGAGATGACCCTCATCGAGCTCTCCGAGTTCGTGAAGGCCTTCGAGGAGAAGTTCGACGTCACCGCCGCCGCTGCCGCGCCGGTCGTCGTCGCCGGTGGTGCCGCTGGTGGCGCCGCTGCCGAGGCCGAGGCCGAGCAGGACGAGTTCGACGTCATCCTCACGGGTGCCGGCGACAAGAAGATCCAGGTCATCAAGGTCGTGCGCGAGCTGACCTCCCTGGGTCTGAAGGAGGCCAAGGACCTCGTGGACGGCGCCCCGAAGCCCGTCCTCGAGAAGGTCGCCAAGGACGCCGCCGAGAAGGCCGCCGAGTCCCTCAAGGGCGCCGGCGCCTCCGTCGAGGTCAAGTAAGACCACGAAGGCACCACGGATCCGTCAGGGTCTGTAACGCCGTAGCACCGAAGAGCGATCATCCATCCGGGTGGTCGCTCTTCGGCGTTCCGGGGGTCCGGCGGCGGCTGCCTTGCACGCGTGACGGCGGAGAGTATGGTGATCTTCGTTGTGCCGTCGCCTGGGCCCTGAGAGCCCCTGGCGACAACCGGTTTGGGCAAGGGGGGCCTTGACGAACCGCACGCAGCGCGCAATTCTCAGGGCGTCGTCACAAGGATCCGAATCCGAGGCATGGATCGACGGCGAAGAGGGCAGTATCTGGGTGCGTTGAGGGCGAGGCCTTGCCGCACAGGTGGTGAGAACAACGAGGAGTGAACACGGTCCCCGAGAACCGCACTGGACATCAGTGTGCCAAGTGGCTACACTGACCCTTTGCGCTGCCTGTTAGCTGCCCCCTGCCCGTCACCAGGGGTCCGCCCTCGCCCGAGCACTGACGACCAGAGCATGCCCGACCTGGCTCTTTAGCCACATCTGGCACCCCCTGTCTTAGTGCACGGAAGAGGGACCGGTACGCGCGTAGTGAGTCCGAGCCCTCGGAAGGACCCCCTCTTGGCCGCCTCGCGCAATGCCTCGACCGCGAATACGAACAACGCTGCCAGCACCGCCCCGCTGCGCATCTCCTTTGCAA
The Streptomyces sp. NBC_01723 genome window above contains:
- the rplJ gene encoding 50S ribosomal protein L10, coding for MATPDKAAAVAELTDKFRSSNAAVLTEYRGLTVAQLKTLRRSLGENAQYAVVKNTLTKIAANEAGISTLDDHFNGPTAVAFITGDPVESAKGLRDFAKDNPNLVIKGGVLDGKALSADEIKKLADLESREVLLSKLAGAFKAKQSQAASVFQALPSKLVRTVDALRAKQDEQGGAE
- the rplL gene encoding 50S ribosomal protein L7/L12; translation: MAKLSQDDLLAQFEEMTLIELSEFVKAFEEKFDVTAAAAAPVVVAGGAAGGAAAEAEAEQDEFDVILTGAGDKKIQVIKVVRELTSLGLKEAKDLVDGAPKPVLEKVAKDAAEKAAESLKGAGASVEVK